AAGTAGCGCATGAGTTACTTACGAGGTTTCTAGAATTTACTTCTGAGAGAATTAATGTTCATTACTTAAAAATTGAATAATTATAGGATAATTTATATGAAAAAATTACTACCAATTATCGGAGTCTTAGGCTTAAGTGCTCCAACAGCTATTAATTCTGTAAAACCTGAAGTTCAAACTCCAAGAAACTACAGTACAAATAACAATTTAGAGTTAAAAAATTTTAACGGTTCTTTGGTTTTGCCAGTGGAAATAGATGTTAATGAGACTATCTCTTCGGGATGAAATGACTTAAATACTAATCGTGGAAGTAGATTTGTTGCCAATCTTAGTCAATGAGCAAATAATATTACTGAGTTTATTCAAAGATTTCCTACATTTAGTTACATAGACCAAGCGGCTTTTGGAAATGTATTAGGACAAGACCGATTTGTGCATCCCGCAAATGACCAAAGATTTTCAACTATTGACTTATTGAACAACTTTAGACCTACACCAACTTTAGATATTACTGAAAGAAACGGTCTGGCGTGACAACAAATTGGTGCAAGAGCAATGTTTGAACTATTTGATATGAATTTCAGCATAGGTTGAGATTTGTGATCTGGTAGCCAAGCGGCGTATAGTCGTCCTTGAATTAGATACGAAATAAAAGATATTTGATTCTATCAAGCTAGCTAAAAACTTTAAAAATAAATAAAAACTACTTAATTTAAAAAACAAAATTAAGTAGTTTTTATTTTGGAGTAATAATTGACTTCTTATAAACTATATTATAATAAGATATTTTTCTAAGTTATTAATTAATAATTGGAATATTATTCTAAATATATTAAATAAAATTACAATAATTTGCAAATAAACTAAAATAAAAAAGATAGGAGATAATTATTTTGAAAAAATGAAAAATATATTTAGTGCCACACACGCACTGGGATAAGGAATGGTATTTCACCAAAGAAGTTAGTGATGCTTATTTGGTTGATAATATGAAGCAAATTATTGAAGCCAATGATAAAAACGAAAATGAAGCCCCGTTTGTCTTTGATGCTCAATATTCAGTAGTTGATGATTTTTTAAACTTGTTTCCTCATAAAATAGGAAAAGTTAAAAAAATTATTAAAGATAAAAAGTTGGTTGTGGGTCCTTGATACACCCAAACTGATATGTTTAATGCCACCGGGGAGTCAATTGTTAGAAATCTACTAATTGGAACAAAGTTAAGTCAGAAACTTGGTAACTCAATGAAGGTTGGTTATCTACCTGATACTTTTGGATTTAATTCAAATTTACCTCAAATAATTGCCAAAACTGCAAATAAAGGAATTATTAATTGAAGAGGGGCTGATGATGAATTGTTGCAAAATAACCTTTTCAATATTTGAGAAGCAGATGATGGAACTCGTCTACCAGTTTACTCATTTTATAAACACGGTTATTTCACAGGAGTTGGTGGTTTGTTGCAACAATACAACAAAAAATGGTCTAAAGCTGAAAACTGAAAAGAGTGAGATCCAGTAACTAGAGCTAAAGAACATGCTGCTTACTATATAAAATTTGCTGATTCAGAATTGGATTTTTTAAAGACAAAAGCCAGGTCTTCAAATAATAGAATATTAATGCCCGTTGGATCGGATCAAATGCCAATGGTTTCGGGTTGAACCCAAATTGTGGAGGAAATGAATAAACTAGATCCTATTCACGAATGAATTCTTGGGGACTTTGAAAACTTCATGGATGACTTAATCAGCGATCCTGTAGTAATGAATGATGCTAACGTAATTAAGGGTGAGTTCAGAAATGGAAGATTTGCTCGAGCTCATAAAACTATTACATCATCACGATATGATATAAAACGCTTATCAAAAAAAGTTGAATACCAAATTTATAATGAATTAGAACCGATGTCAGTAATTTTTAGTCGACTTAATGGTGAATATCCATTTGAAATACTACTTGAGGCTAGTAAAAAATTAGTTTCCTCTCATGCTCACGATAGTCTTGGAGGATGTAATACTGATGAAACTAATCGCAGTATTTTAAATCGTTTAGAAGCGGCTAGTGCTATTGTAGAATCTCAAACCACACTAATCAAAAAAAGAATTTGTGATGCTTTGGGATTAGGAAATGGTAATTTGATTATTTTTAACACCGCTCCTTATTCTAGAAAAATTGAGAATACTTTTGAAATTCACACAAAAGAACAATTTTTTGAAATCTTTGAAGAAAATGGACGTCCAGTGGAATTTAGTGTTGTGAGTCAGAAGTTCTTTAACAATGATGAATTCTCAATTCGCGAAGATAGTCATATTTATGGTAATGGGTTTCAAGAAAATCAAGGTCAAGTTGATGACGGACCGATTAATGCGACAAATATTTTGTTAGAAGAAAATATTAAGGGTAAATACACTACAATTATTAAATTTAATCAACAAGTTTCAGGATTAGGGTATAAAATATTAAATGTTTTAGAGTCAAAAACCAATACTTTCAAACTTAAATTTACTAAGCAGGGAAATACAATTGAAAATGATTTATTCAATATTAGTGTCGATGGGGACATGAATTTTAAATTAATTGATAAAGTTAATAATCAAAATATAAATAAAGCGTTTAAACTAGAAGCTAGCTTTGATGCTGGAGATACTTATGATTTTTCTCCTTCACATTTTAATCAAAAACAAATTCAGAAATTGACAGATTTTAAAACTTATACAGAAGATAATGGTCAAATTAAAATTATGACAATTGAAGCTAACTATCAAGTGCCCAAAGTTTTGGATTCATCTGATTTAATTGATCAAACAATTAAAATACAAATCATTTTAGAAAATGATTTAATCAATTTCAAAATAAATATGATAAATCAAGCCGCAGATATTCGTTGAAGATTTATAAGCAATACTGCTGTTTTAGACACTCAGCACTCGTTTGCAGATCAAAGTTTTGCGATGGTAAAAAGATTAATAGATAATCCAGTACACAAAAAATCAATTGAAGAAAATTGAGTAGATGTAGCTGTGGAAATTGAAGCGATGGAATCAATGGTAGCTTTGAAAAACAATGATTTCTCTCACGCTATTTTCACCAAGGGAACTAACGAATACCAAATAATCGGTGATGATAAAAATCAGATTGCTTTAACTCTATTCAGGGCGGTATCTTATATTGGAAGAAGACATTTAATTTATCGAAAAGGTCGAGCTTCAGGGGTAGACGATTACCCACATGCAACTCCAGAAAGTAATTTAAATATTCCATTAGAATTTGAATTTGCTATAAATATCTCAAAAAATTTAGACACGCAAAATAAAAAATCAAAAGAGTGATGTTGACCAGATACTTACTATCAAACTCAAACTTCGAATGTCTTCCATTGAAAAGGGGATACTTTTGTTATGACTCAAAGAAAAATCCCAGCAATCGGGGAAAGAGAATTGTCATTAGTTGACATAAAAGATATTAATAATTTAGTTGTCACAACAGTTAAAAAATCTTGAAATCAAAAATTTGATATTGTCAGACTTTACAATCCTACTAGACAAAGTATTTCAATTGATACTTCCATTTTTAAAGGTGAGGTTGATCTACTTGATAACAAAATAAAAAATTTCAATTCTGAAATTAAACCAAATGAAATAAAAAGCTATATCCTGAAATAAGAAAGGGGATAATTACTTTGAAAAAACTATTAAGTATAATAGCTTCAGCATCATTAACAACCTCATCAGCAATGGCTGTAGTTGCTTGTGGTGGAGTAAATAACAGTACAACCATTTACTATTCATATGTTGATAACAGGACTGATAAAAATACTTTGAAATTATACACAGATGCAGCTGAAGAATATGCCAGAATTTATGGCGATGATTATAAATTTAAAGGTATCAGATATGATGATAACAACCAACTATCAACTGAAATGCAAACCATAGGTAACTCTGGTCGAAATATGCCCGATATATTTATTGCTTCTGTTGATAATGCCACTAAGTTAGCAACTTTAGGATATATATTACCTTTAGATGGGGCAGATGCAATTCCTGAAGCAGGAGAAATTTTAACTAATTTAAACTATACAAGAGAAAAAGCAGACAAAGCCATTGGTAAATGAAATGATCAAAGTGCCACACAAACTGATTTGTGATCGAACTTTATGCCTTTCGCAATTCAATCTTCAAAAATAAAAAGTAATAACCCTAAAGCTAAAGAAAAAAACCCAGCTCAATATGGAATAACAACTTACTTGGGTGTTGGTGGAGGAAGTGCTTTAGTTTCTAATAGCGATGACTCTATGAGTAACTTTAAAAAATTAGGCTTAGTTAATTCAGGTTCTGAATTTAATGATGAAGGTGAAATTAATTGAGTTGATAACGCAAATGTATCAGTTGATAAATTAGCAGAAGTTTCTGCGCAAACTGGAAATAAAATGATAACATCTTTATTTGATAGAGGAATGTGATGAATGTATCCAGTTTATTCAAATATCATGAGTGATCCAATTAATGGAAAAGTTTATAAAGCAGCAGATATTGGAGTAAACTGAATCAACAACGAATCTTTACCATACTATGACAGTAGTGAAGGGAAATACTCAAGTGTTTTTTCTAATAAGTACTTCACAACTAGTGCTAAAGAAGTTCTAGGTAAATGATTTGATTATTATTCACAACAAATTAAGGTGGCTAAAAATACTTTAACAGGAAAAACAGCCAACACTTCATATCTAAATATGAACCACCCAAGCTTAAATGCCGGAGTTCAAAGAAGTATGTTATCTGGGGGAGATGGAATTACCAAAGATGGTGAGGTTTCTGCCTTTGGAATAAACTACGAACCTAGCAGTTACTTTGATATGCTTGGAGGTTTTAAATCGTTTACTAAAATAGATTACATGCCTTTAGAATTTGTAAAACTATTTGATAAAAATAATGAAGCTGAACAATTTCAAAAATATGATGAACAAAATATTGGTAAATGATTGGCTCCTGCTGGAAGTGGGATGACTGTTTTCAATTCAAGATTGGGAGCAAATACAAATCGACTTAAAGCTGCACAAAGATTTGTTGAAATAATGTTTGGTGCTCACGAAGTTGAAAATGAACAAGGTGAAGTTGAAATGGTTCATGCCTCTGATGGGGGACAATGAAATTTTGAAAAATCTTTTACAAAAAGTCTTGAAGTTCCGTCAAAACTTGCTATTATTGATCCGAGACAAACTGAAAACGAAATTTTTGAAAATAAATTAAAAGAAATTGCAGACAATAAATTTGCTCGTGCAGTAGATGAAGTGGCAAACTTTGAAGGAAAAAATAATGAAGCCACTGAAAAAGAAGCAATAATTAGACTTGAAAAATATCAAATACGACTTGCTAGTGTGCTTTATGCTTCTGAGGATACCACATTATCAATGGCGCCAAATGTTTCTTCATATGATTTTGCCACAAATAATGACTGACATGGAAACAATGCAATGCTTCCTAGTTTAAATGAGGCTTTCTCAATGAATGACTTTGAAAAATACTACGGTTCTTTATCAAGTGATAGCACTGATTACAAAAAAACTACTGAGTATATTGAAAAAAAAGAAGCCTTTGCCAAAAATTTAATGAGAATTTTAAGTCAGTTAAATTATGAATTAGGTAAAAAATAAATTAGATAGGGTGATTTTAATGATAGCTCAAGCCGATAAAAGACAGTTAAAAGAAATAAAACGAAGGTCGATTAGCAATTTTGAAAGCTTCAAAAAAAATAGCAAAATCTTATTACCCAAATGACTTTTGATAGTTGCCTTGGTGTCTATATTTGTCAACATAATTTTGCTTAGTGTAATTTTATTCTCAAATATATTCATGCTGGATGGTATTATCAAAAACGATAATTCAACGGTTGAAGAGATCGCCAAAGCTCGTGAGGTCTATGCCTTCTCGATAGTTTCATATTTATTGAACTGTTTAATCGATGTAATATTTATTTTCTATATTTACCGAGCAACTAAAAAAAGTCCAATTGGAGTTATCTTCTGCTTTACATGACTTTCATTATGAATATTATTCACTGTTGGTGTTCTGTTTGTTTTTGAAGGAATATTAGCAATAAGAATTATCAATCTATTGGTTGGTTTAACAGTTGTGGGTCTAATCATCTATATGTTTTACCTACTTAATGTAAATAAAAGAATGTTAATCTATCAAAGAGAAAAAGATAAAAACTCATTATAGAAAGAGGTGCTCAATGACTTCTGCCAAAATAGAACAAATAAAAAAATTTCAAAAGTCAGACTTGCAATCGCTATCTAAAGATGCTAGTATAAAAGCTAACATAAAAGTGATTAAAGATGATTATAATGGTTTTTTAAGAAATCTAAAAGATGAAAAGAAATTTCAACTATCAGAGTTTAGTTGATCTAGAAATCTGCAAAGAAAATTCTATTATTTTTTTGATAATATGTTTCATAAAGAAAATTATGAAAAAAATAAAAGCAAAATGGATTATTACCGTACTCAAAGAGTGGAATTAAAAACCAAATTTGGGTCAAAACCTACAAAGCAAAAAATTAAATTAAAAAATGAAGAATATAAGTTAAATGTAGCTAAAATTAAAAATAAATATCGTGAAGCTAATAAAAAGAGAGTTGAAAATCAATTACTAATAGCATCAAATGGTAACTGATATGAAAACGAATACTCAAATATTCCAATTGAACAAATTAAAGTTTTTAAACAAGAATATAAATTGAAAAAAACTGAATTTAAAAACGATTTAAATAGCGAACAATTTAAATCTCTTTCAAAAATTGATAAAAAAATAAAATTGAATGAGCAAAAAATTGAGCTAAGTGAAATTCAAAAAAAATTCAGCTATGATGGATATTTAAATCAAGCATTTTCAGAAAATAAAATAGATTTTTTGAAAAATTATGAAATCAAATTAGAAAAATACAAAAATGATTTGCAAAAAAGTCAACAACATTATGAGGAATTGAAATCTACAATTGCATTAGAAAGTAAAAATTTGCAAAAAGAAAAACTTTACCTTTTGAGAAAAAAATATTGCGAAGATACTAGAGATAATTTCAAAGGTATGTTGGCAAAAAAAATTAATTACAAAGCTTATGTAACTAAAAAAAATGATTTGAAAAATCAATATGTTTCTGATAAAAAAAGTATCATATTTTCAAATAAAGTTTTATTAGCTAAGTGAGAAATTAAAAAAATTAAAAATGATTTTAAACAAGAGATTGATCATGACAAATTGATACTAATATCAAAAAATGCTGATTCTACAAGTAAAACCCCCGTACAGTCATCAAAATGAAATAAATATTTGGCTGGTTTCCTTGGTTTTATTTTACCAGGTAGTGGACAAATTTATAATGGTCAGTACATTAAAGGATGTTTAATGTTTATTATAACTGCCATTATGGGATTACTAGTAGCCTATGCTTTTGGTTTAGGTAATATCGAAGGTAATGGGATTATCGGTCTAATAACTTTAGGAAATGCTGAATATTTCTGAGCCAATGGAGATGCTCGATACTTCGTTATTGAAGGGGCGCTAGGAGTTCTTTTCCTAAGTTTCGCTATAACTTATATTTTTATTTCAGCTCGCGAAAGTTATTTAGTATCAAGAGCCAAACAAAATGGTGCTCGAGTTAAAACTTGATTGGAAACTAAAAACTACTTTAAAGATGAAGGTTATCCAATTGCAACATCGATTCCTGCATTTCTACTTGTGATGTTTATAATTTTCGTACCAATTATTACAACCATATTATTGGCCTTTACAAATTATGGACCAAACAACATTTCCAACTTTGAATGAGTTGGGTGAGAACAATTTCAAATAGTTTTCAACGGAGATTGAACCGCTACAATGGTTTCAGTTCTAGGTTGAACAGCGATTTGAACAGTTTTTAATGCAACGGCTGCCTTCTTTCTAGCTTTTATTTTAGCAAGTCTAGTTAATAATCAAAGAATTAAAGGAAAAGTTTTATTCCGATTAATTTACATTCTTCCATGAGCAATTCCAGGATTTATTTCTATTCTTTTATTCAAAGTAATGTTCATGCCAGGAAGTATTTTAAGTAATATATTTGGTAATGATGGTTTCCAAACCGATCCTTTCTATGCTAAAGTTTCGTTGCTAATGATTCAAACTTGAATGGGATATTGTGTTAACTTTGTTTTAATAACAGGAATTTTACAGTCAATTCCAAAAGATCTTTATGAAGCTGCAGAAATTGATGGAGCAAGTTCACTTAAAAAAACTTGAAAAGTAACAATCCCTCTAATAATTTTCCAAATGACACCAATCTTAATTGGGCAATTCATTGGAGCTTTCAATAACTTTAGTATTATTTATCTATATTTAGATGGAGGACCATATGATGTTAACTCTACCTTATTTGGTGGAGCTGGAACAACAGATACGGTAGCTTCATTAATATTCAAACTAATTCAAGGTGGAGAAGTTGCCAAAGCTTCAGTACTTAACATTGTGGTTTCTGGAGTAATTGTAGCAATTTCTGTTGGGGTTTTGGTCAAATCTAAATCAGTTAAAGGAGGAACAGTATAATGCAAACTTTAAATCAAAAAAATGTTACTGTACACAGCAAGAAAAAAAAGTCTGAAAAAACTATTCCCGATAACATGATTTTTAAAATGAATCAAGCGTTCAAGGAAATAAAAGGATTAAACTATTTAAATATCACTCCCAATGAAAAAATAAATTTTGATCGAGTAGATATTGCAAATGCAATTAATTGCTTTAAAAAAGAAGACTTAAATTGAAACTACAATACAATTGCTATGTTAATCCTAAAAGATCAAGTTAAAAATTATGACTGAGAAAATGATCTTAATTATCATATATCGTTAAAATTTGCAGCTCTTTCATTTACTTACGAAAAAGATAAGCCAAGTAAAACAACAAGCAAATCATTTGAATTGCTAAAAGGCCTTAGTCTAAAATACGCCTATGAATATAACAAGGAATTTTATACTAGTTTAAAAAATGCCTACGAGTTAAAAGGGGAAAAACAAGAAAATATTTTAATTTCTGAGCAATATGAAATAACTAAAAATTCAGTTAGAAGCTTTTGAGATATTACAAAAAATGTATTTGCTCTCTTTACTGAACAAATCGCAACTATTAGTGAGATTAAAAATAATTTTATTAACTATTCAAAAATAGGAGTTTTAGCTGCTGAATATACTTTATTAAAAATTGAAGCAGAGACTTTTTTGAAAAATAAAAAAAATGAGGGTCTAATCAATACGGAAAATTACAACAATTTTTCTAGCACTATGGTATTAATTTTAGATGATCTTAAAAAAACTTTGTATTTTATGAATGAACACTTGGTTGAAACAATGTTTTCTAACATCACAGAAATGAACGTGAAAGTTTATTTATCAGATTTACCACCGATGTCAGCCATAGAATGAATAGGCCTATTAATAAGATATGCTATTTTAATAATTTGAGCCGCGATAATAATTTATCCGATCGTTGTATTAATTCAACAAGGGTTCAACCTTAACAACCAAAAAGTTATTTTGGATATCCAAAATTTTGATTTTGGTTTCAACAATTATCGTCGATTATTCGAGCAAACTTTATTTTTAAAATGATTATTTAATTCAATAATTATCGGATTCTTTACAATGATTATTACGATTTTTATAATATCATTAACGGCGTATTCTTTTAGTCGCTTTAAATATAAAGGTAAAAGAAGTTTTCTAATAGCTTTACTAGTATCACAAATGGTTCCAGTTTTTACATCACTTCTTGTGTTTTATATATTCACAGAACTATTAAACAACGCCTTTAATATGCCAAGGATTGCCACATTATTACTAATATATGTTGGGGGAGGTGTTGCAAGTAACACAATAATTTTAAAAGGTTACATGGATTCTATTTCTCAAGATATAGATGATGCGGCCAGAATTGATGGATGTAGTCATTTTTGAATATTCTTAAATATTATTTTCCCACTTTGTAAACCAATGTTAGTTCTAATTGCACTAATGTCATTTATTGGACCATTTGGAGATGTAATATTACCATCACTAATTTTAAGAAATCAAGAAGACTATACCGTCGCGGTTGGGTTAAACATGTTTATCAATAGTGAACGATTAATGAATTATGGTGCTTATTTTGCAGGATCAACATTAGTTGCTGTCCCAATTGGGGTATTGTTCTTGGTACTTCAAAAATTTGTGGTTTCAGGAATGACTTCGGGTGGAGTGAAAGGATAAGAAATATGAAAGTAGAATTAAGAAATTTATCAAAAAAATATGAGGGGAATCCGCTCTACACTTTAGAAAATATTAATTTAAATATTGAAGATAAAGATTTTTGTGTAATGCTTGGACCCAGTGGTTGTGGTAAAACTACTTTATTAAGAATGATTGCTGGTTTAAATTCAATCACCAAGGGAGATTTAGTTTTCGATGAAAAAAGAGCTAACGACTTACCACCAAAAGACAGAGACATCGCCATGGTTTTCCAAAGTTATGCTCTATATCCTCATATGAACGTTTATAAAAATATGGGCTTTGGGTTGAAAATGAAAAAAGCTAAGAAAGATTTGATTGATCAAAGAGTAAAGGATGTCGCTGAAATTCTTAACATAACCCACTTGCTTTATAAAAAACCAAGTGAAATTTCGGGAGGACAAAGACAGAGGGTTGCTCTTGGTCGTGCCATCGTTCGTAAACCTAAGCTATTTTTAATGGATGAACCACTTTCGAACTTGGATGCTAAACTGAGAGAAACTATGCGTACTGAAATTGTTAAAATTCATAAGGCACTAGAGTCTACAACTATTTATGTAACCCATGATCAAGTGGAAGCGATGACCATGGCAACTAAAATAGTTTTAATGAATGATCAAAAAATTCAGCAAGTTGGAACACCAACGGATCTTTATGAAAATCCAGAGAATTTATTTGTCGCCAACTTTATTGGTAATCCAACAATTAATCAGTACAAAGGAACTTTAGACAAAGATGGCTGTTTTGTAAATGAATCTAAGAATATCAAAGTGAAATTAACAAAAGAAGAAATTGAAGCTATTAATAATTTGAAAAGTAAATGAATTTACTTTTGTGTTAGAAGTGAATCAATTAAAATAACTAAATCAAAAACTGATACAGAAGTTTTAGTGATTCACGTGGAGTCTTTAGGTAAAGAAAAGGAAATAAAGGGATTTGTTGATGATAACTCAAATATCTCAGTTACCGTTTCAAACACCACCTCAGTAGAGGCAGACCAAAAAATAAATGTTTCATTTGAAAAGTATTTCCTATTTGATGGAGAAACTCAAAAAAGAATTAAGTAAAAAAATCAGTTGTTATTTCATAACAACTGATTTTATCTTCTAATTTCTTTTCTTGAAAAAGATCAGAAAGCATTTTCAAATTACAGCAAACAATATTTTTCAGCACTCCTTTAAAATAGTGGAACTATCTATTTTGACTGAAAGCCAAAAGCAAACTTTTGAATCTTAAAATCATTTCTCATTCTTAAGTATTTTAAACGAAATGTTTACACTTCCATTTTATTATTATTTTTATTAAAGACTATGTTACTGACTAATAATAATTGCATTTGAATTTAATTCCTCAATTGTTATGTTTCTAACAAATATATCGACTTTTTTAGTATTTTTAGTTGCAACATATGTACCTAGACCTTGATTATCACCTTGAAAAATGTATTCTTTTACAATTATATCCTTGAATTTTACATCAAAATTAACCTGTTCAGGAGCTTTGGTGTAGTTTTCCACCCTAATAATCCTATTAAGAACTACTTTTTCCTCAACATCTGCCTTATTTTTATATATAATTTCGTGCCTTTGAAGGCTTTTTGGATTTGAAATTGTGTATTCTAGTTCCGGAACTGGGCCATTATTTTCGGTTTTGTAGTTATAAAACTCCATCTCATTTAAGAATTGCAGTTGCAAAGGGCGATATTTATTGGTATCGTACTTATCACTACCCATTAACTTTAAAAAATCACAAATTATGGGGCTGTAATCATAGTTATTAGATTGTGAATTATCTTTAAAATGGTATATTTGAGCTTTGTTACTCTTTTCTCAGTCTCCTGATATTTTAGTTGATAAATAAGCTAAAGCATCTTCTCCAATTGCAAAACAGCTAATTGTAGTTAAACCCGGGGCAACAGCTAAGCTAAATGCTCCCAAAATTGTAAGTAGTTTTTTCATGTGAATCTCTCCTATAGATATTTTAACATTGTGACGTAGAATAATATTCCAAAAAAATCAAAAAAAAAAATCAAAAAAATATTGATAGTAAAATATTTATGTATCAATAGTATACACGAGAGAGACCAAATGAAAGAAAATTCAAAAGAAAGTCGTTATGCCTGAAAATTAAGCAAATCAGATGAAGCGGAAATTTCTCAAAATCCTAATCTGAATTTCATGATTTATAGGAACTTCTATAAAAATCTATGATCGCTAACATTGCCAATTTATCTTCAAATGATTTCCACTGTTTTAATAGCTATGTTAAACAGCTTGCTTCTTAGATGAATTGACGGAGGTGTTTGAACCGCGGTTGTGAACAAAGCTAATTTTGCTTATAACTGAGTTATTTTTCTGCCAAGTTTTGCCTCAGCTGGGGTTTTTGTAATAATGGGAAATATGTTAGGTCAAGGCCGTGAAACAGATTTACACAAGGCAATTTTTACTGGTTGAATGTTTAATCTACTAATAACTTTTATTGTTATTTTTGGGTTGCTGGGAATGAAAAATTTTACATATAGGTGAGTTAACCTAGAAGAAGAATATTGAAAAACCGCAGACATTATTTACTACATCAATTTAGTTATTCTTTTCTTAACAAGTATTAATGTAGTTTCTCAAAGAGCAGAAATTGCCATTGGAAAAATGAAAACAATTTTTTTAGTATTAGTACTTTCAAACATAGTCAACACAATTATAGTTTGAACAGTTGCATTGACAACTCCGTATGCAGCCATTGGAACTGCGTTTG
This Spiroplasma endosymbiont of Panorpa germanica DNA region includes the following protein-coding sequences:
- a CDS encoding glycosyl hydrolase-related protein codes for the protein MKKWKIYLVPHTHWDKEWYFTKEVSDAYLVDNMKQIIEANDKNENEAPFVFDAQYSVVDDFLNLFPHKIGKVKKIIKDKKLVVGPWYTQTDMFNATGESIVRNLLIGTKLSQKLGNSMKVGYLPDTFGFNSNLPQIIAKTANKGIINWRGADDELLQNNLFNIWEADDGTRLPVYSFYKHGYFTGVGGLLQQYNKKWSKAENWKEWDPVTRAKEHAAYYIKFADSELDFLKTKARSSNNRILMPVGSDQMPMVSGWTQIVEEMNKLDPIHEWILGDFENFMDDLISDPVVMNDANVIKGEFRNGRFARAHKTITSSRYDIKRLSKKVEYQIYNELEPMSVIFSRLNGEYPFEILLEASKKLVSSHAHDSLGGCNTDETNRSILNRLEAASAIVESQTTLIKKRICDALGLGNGNLIIFNTAPYSRKIENTFEIHTKEQFFEIFEENGRPVEFSVVSQKFFNNDEFSIREDSHIYGNGFQENQGQVDDGPINATNILLEENIKGKYTTIIKFNQQVSGLGYKILNVLESKTNTFKLKFTKQGNTIENDLFNISVDGDMNFKLIDKVNNQNINKAFKLEASFDAGDTYDFSPSHFNQKQIQKLTDFKTYTEDNGQIKIMTIEANYQVPKVLDSSDLIDQTIKIQIILENDLINFKINMINQAADIRWRFISNTAVLDTQHSFADQSFAMVKRLIDNPVHKKSIEENWVDVAVEIEAMESMVALKNNDFSHAIFTKGTNEYQIIGDDKNQIALTLFRAVSYIGRRHLIYRKGRASGVDDYPHATPESNLNIPLEFEFAINISKNLDTQNKKSKEWCWPDTYYQTQTSNVFHWKGDTFVMTQRKIPAIGERELSLVDIKDINNLVVTTVKKSWNQKFDIVRLYNPTRQSISIDTSIFKGEVDLLDNKIKNFNSEIKPNEIKSYILK
- a CDS encoding lipoprotein — encoded protein: MKKLLSIIASASLTTSSAMAVVACGGVNNSTTIYYSYVDNRTDKNTLKLYTDAAEEYARIYGDDYKFKGIRYDDNNQLSTEMQTIGNSGRNMPDIFIASVDNATKLATLGYILPLDGADAIPEAGEILTNLNYTREKADKAIGKWNDQSATQTDLWSNFMPFAIQSSKIKSNNPKAKEKNPAQYGITTYLGVGGGSALVSNSDDSMSNFKKLGLVNSGSEFNDEGEINWVDNANVSVDKLAEVSAQTGNKMITSLFDRGMWWMYPVYSNIMSDPINGKVYKAADIGVNWINNESLPYYDSSEGKYSSVFSNKYFTTSAKEVLGKWFDYYSQQIKVAKNTLTGKTANTSYLNMNHPSLNAGVQRSMLSGGDGITKDGEVSAFGINYEPSSYFDMLGGFKSFTKIDYMPLEFVKLFDKNNEAEQFQKYDEQNIGKWLAPAGSGMTVFNSRLGANTNRLKAAQRFVEIMFGAHEVENEQGEVEMVHASDGGQWNFEKSFTKSLEVPSKLAIIDPRQTENEIFENKLKEIADNKFARAVDEVANFEGKNNEATEKEAIIRLEKYQIRLASVLYASEDTTLSMAPNVSSYDFATNNDWHGNNAMLPSLNEAFSMNDFEKYYGSLSSDSTDYKKTTEYIEKKEAFAKNLMRILSQLNYELGKK
- a CDS encoding sugar ABC transporter permease, whose amino-acid sequence is MTSAKIEQIKKFQKSDLQSLSKDASIKANIKVIKDDYNGFLRNLKDEKKFQLSEFSWSRNLQRKFYYFFDNMFHKENYEKNKSKMDYYRTQRVELKTKFGSKPTKQKIKLKNEEYKLNVAKIKNKYREANKKRVENQLLIASNGNWYENEYSNIPIEQIKVFKQEYKLKKTEFKNDLNSEQFKSLSKIDKKIKLNEQKIELSEIQKKFSYDGYLNQAFSENKIDFLKNYEIKLEKYKNDLQKSQQHYEELKSTIALESKNLQKEKLYLLRKKYCEDTRDNFKGMLAKKINYKAYVTKKNDLKNQYVSDKKSIIFSNKVLLAKWEIKKIKNDFKQEIDHDKLILISKNADSTSKTPVQSSKWNKYLAGFLGFILPGSGQIYNGQYIKGCLMFIITAIMGLLVAYAFGLGNIEGNGIIGLITLGNAEYFWANGDARYFVIEGALGVLFLSFAITYIFISARESYLVSRAKQNGARVKTWLETKNYFKDEGYPIATSIPAFLLVMFIIFVPIITTILLAFTNYGPNNISNFEWVGWEQFQIVFNGDWTATMVSVLGWTAIWTVFNATAAFFLAFILASLVNNQRIKGKVLFRLIYILPWAIPGFISILLFKVMFMPGSILSNIFGNDGFQTDPFYAKVSLLMIQTWMGYCVNFVLITGILQSIPKDLYEAAEIDGASSLKKTWKVTIPLIIFQMTPILIGQFIGAFNNFSIIYLYLDGGPYDVNSTLFGGAGTTDTVASLIFKLIQGGEVAKASVLNIVVSGVIVAISVGVLVKSKSVKGGTV